A genomic stretch from Erwinia sp. E_sp_B01_1 includes:
- the iolD gene encoding 3D-(3,5/4)-trihydroxycyclohexane-1,2-dione acylhydrolase (decyclizing) — MGKIRLTTAQALVRFLDNQYLSVDGVETKFVKGIFAIFGHGNVLGIGQALEQDSGDLVVHQGRNEQGMAHAAIGYAKQKLRREIIACTSSVGPGAANMITAAGTASANRIPLLLLPGDVFATRQPDPVLQQIEQSHDLSISTNDAFRAVSKYWDRVNRPEQLMTACINAMRVLTDPAETGAVTISLPQDVQGEAYDYPDYFFQKRVHLLDRRLPTEAQLSAALKLIAGKRKPIIVCGGGVKYSEAGEALRQFAERHQIPFAETQAGKGTLVSDHPLNVGGVGETGCLAANLLAKEADLVIGVGTRYTDFTTASKWIFHNPDVSYININVSSFDAYKLDAVQVVADAREALTALDERLAAQGFTSGWGEKISQAQSKLLKETQRVYQAVYSNDGFIPEIDDHLDREAVYAEFNRLTDSFLTQSSVLGTLNEHLPKNSVIVAAAGSLPGDLQRVWRTKDYNSYHVEYGYSCMGYEVSASLGVKLAEPHREVYTLVGDGSFMMLHSELVTSIQEGAKINVVLFDNMTNGCINNLQMEHGMDSFTTEFRFRNAEGGKLNGGFVPVDFAAIAGGYGCKTYRVTTLEQLKDALEDARKQTVSTLIDIKVLPKTMVHKYFSWWRVGGAQVSDSERVDAVARMLNEHIGQAREY, encoded by the coding sequence ATGGGTAAGATCAGACTCACCACAGCACAGGCTCTGGTCAGATTTCTGGATAACCAGTATCTGTCGGTAGATGGCGTTGAAACCAAATTTGTAAAAGGGATCTTTGCCATCTTTGGGCACGGCAACGTGCTGGGAATAGGGCAGGCGCTTGAGCAGGACAGCGGTGACCTGGTGGTGCATCAGGGGCGCAACGAGCAGGGGATGGCACATGCCGCCATCGGCTACGCCAAACAGAAACTGCGCCGGGAAATCATTGCCTGTACTTCTTCTGTCGGGCCTGGTGCGGCCAATATGATCACCGCAGCGGGCACCGCATCCGCTAACCGTATTCCTTTATTACTGCTGCCAGGCGACGTGTTTGCCACCCGCCAGCCAGACCCGGTGCTGCAGCAGATTGAACAAAGCCATGACCTGAGCATCAGCACCAATGATGCCTTCCGTGCCGTCAGCAAATACTGGGATCGTGTAAATCGCCCGGAGCAGTTGATGACCGCCTGCATCAACGCCATGCGTGTGCTGACTGACCCGGCGGAAACCGGGGCGGTGACAATTTCCCTGCCGCAGGATGTGCAGGGCGAGGCGTATGACTATCCGGATTACTTCTTCCAGAAACGCGTGCACCTGCTGGATCGTCGTCTGCCAACGGAAGCGCAACTGTCAGCAGCCCTGAAGCTGATCGCCGGTAAGCGTAAACCGATCATTGTCTGCGGCGGCGGGGTGAAATATTCAGAAGCCGGTGAGGCGCTGCGTCAGTTTGCCGAGCGCCATCAGATTCCGTTTGCCGAAACCCAGGCTGGCAAAGGCACGCTTGTTTCCGATCATCCGCTCAACGTTGGTGGTGTGGGTGAAACGGGCTGTCTGGCCGCAAACCTGCTGGCAAAAGAGGCCGATCTGGTGATTGGAGTAGGCACGCGCTATACCGATTTCACCACAGCTTCGAAATGGATATTCCACAATCCGGACGTCAGCTACATCAATATCAACGTCAGCTCTTTCGACGCCTATAAGCTGGATGCCGTGCAGGTGGTGGCAGATGCCCGTGAAGCGCTGACGGCGCTGGATGAAAGGCTGGCAGCACAGGGCTTTACCAGCGGCTGGGGGGAGAAAATTTCCCAGGCGCAAAGCAAACTGTTGAAAGAGACCCAGCGCGTTTATCAGGCGGTTTACAGCAACGACGGTTTTATCCCGGAAATTGACGATCATCTGGATCGTGAAGCGGTCTATGCCGAATTTAACCGCCTGACAGACTCGTTTTTGACACAGAGCAGCGTGCTGGGGACGCTGAATGAACATCTCCCAAAGAACTCGGTGATAGTCGCCGCTGCAGGTAGCCTGCCGGGTGACCTTCAGCGCGTCTGGCGCACTAAAGATTACAACAGCTATCACGTGGAGTATGGCTACTCCTGCATGGGCTACGAGGTCAGCGCCTCGCTGGGCGTAAAGCTGGCTGAGCCGCATCGTGAGGTTTACACCCTGGTAGGAGATGGCTCCTTTATGATGCTGCACTCGGAGCTGGTCACCTCCATCCAGGAGGGGGCCAAAATCAACGTGGTGCTGTTCGATAACATGACCAACGGCTGCATTAATAACCTGCAGATGGAACACGGTATGGACAGTTTCACCACCGAATTCCGCTTCCGCAATGCCGAAGGCGGCAAGCTGAACGGGGGCTTTGTGCCGGTGGACTTCGCGGCAATTGCCGGAGGCTATGGCTGTAAAACTTACCGCGTGACCACGCTTGAACAGTTAAAAGACGCGCTGGAAGATGCGCGAAAACAGACCGTTTCTACCCTGATTGATATCAAAGTGCTGCCAAAAACCATGGTGCACAAATACTTCAGCTGGTGGCGCGTCGGCGGCGCTCAGGTTTCTGATTCTGAACGTGTGGATGCCGTGGCACGGATGCTGAACGAGCATATCGGCCAGGCTCGCGAATACTGA
- a CDS encoding Gfo/Idh/MocA family oxidoreductase, which translates to MTLKLGVIGTGAIGQEHIRRCSKVLQGAKVVAVSDINIEGAKGIVSRLGLDAEVYANGHDVIRSADVDALIVTSWDPTHEEFTLAAIAAGKPVFCEKPLALSAEGCRRVVDAEIAYGKRLVQVGFMRPYDAGYRALKQVIVNGDIGEPLMLHCAHRNPTVPESYTTDMAITNTLIHELDVLRWLTEDDYKTVQVVFPRSTKNSHARLRDPQIVLFETQKGTRIDVEIFVNCAYGYDIQCEVVGETGIAKLPEPASVQMRKEAKLATTILTDWKDRFIDAYDVELQAFINDATSGKLQGPSAWDGFAASVAADACLRAQESGAIEPVELPPRPAFYNK; encoded by the coding sequence ATGACTCTGAAACTTGGCGTTATTGGTACCGGTGCTATCGGTCAGGAACATATCCGTCGCTGCAGCAAAGTATTGCAGGGGGCCAAAGTGGTCGCCGTCTCGGATATCAATATCGAAGGGGCTAAAGGGATCGTCAGCCGTTTAGGCCTTGATGCGGAAGTCTATGCCAACGGCCATGATGTTATCCGTTCAGCGGATGTGGATGCGCTGATTGTCACCTCCTGGGATCCGACTCACGAAGAGTTCACTCTGGCTGCAATCGCTGCGGGTAAGCCGGTCTTTTGTGAAAAGCCACTGGCATTGAGTGCCGAAGGCTGCCGCCGCGTTGTGGATGCCGAAATCGCTTACGGTAAGCGCCTGGTACAGGTCGGTTTTATGCGCCCATACGATGCAGGCTACCGTGCGCTTAAGCAGGTGATCGTTAACGGAGATATCGGCGAGCCCCTGATGCTGCATTGCGCGCACCGTAACCCCACTGTGCCAGAGAGTTACACCACGGATATGGCGATCACCAACACGCTGATCCACGAGCTGGACGTGCTGCGCTGGCTGACCGAGGACGACTATAAAACCGTTCAGGTGGTCTTCCCCCGCTCCACTAAAAACAGCCATGCCAGGCTGCGTGACCCGCAGATTGTCCTGTTCGAAACCCAGAAAGGTACCCGTATAGACGTCGAGATATTCGTCAACTGTGCCTACGGCTATGACATTCAGTGTGAAGTGGTAGGTGAAACCGGTATTGCGAAGCTGCCTGAACCGGCCTCGGTGCAGATGCGCAAAGAGGCGAAGCTGGCCACCACTATCCTGACCGACTGGAAAGACCGCTTTATTGATGCCTACGACGTTGAGCTGCAGGCCTTCATCAACGATGCCACCAGCGGCAAGCTGCAGGGGCCGTCAGCCTGGGATGGTTTTGCCGCCTCCGTTGCTGCCGATGCCTGCCTTCGTGCGCAGGAGAGTGGCGCTATAGAGCCCGTTGAGCTTCCGCCTCGTCCGGCGTTCTACAACAAATAA
- the iolE gene encoding myo-inosose-2 dehydratase, whose product MNKDNVKLAIAPIGWTNDDMPELGAENTFQQTVSEMALAGFTGSEVGSKYPRDPAVLKPMLESRGLQICNAWFSTFFANGDKAKTIDEFINHRDFLHAMGAKVIGCSEQSKSIQGTTLAVLEEKPYFTDEEWQLTAEGYNELAKLAAEKGMQVCLHHHMGTAIQTTEEIDRFMAATNEDVYLLFDTGHAYYSEGSQAAMLAILKKYLPRINHVHLKDVRDEVVAQVRSQKLSFLDGVKKGTFTVPGDGVIDFMPVFKILDEAGYKGWMVVEAEQDPALANPYEYAVKARKYIREYAGL is encoded by the coding sequence ATGAACAAAGACAATGTGAAGCTGGCGATAGCCCCGATTGGCTGGACCAACGACGATATGCCGGAGCTGGGCGCAGAAAATACCTTTCAGCAAACGGTCAGTGAGATGGCGCTGGCTGGTTTTACCGGCAGTGAAGTGGGAAGTAAATATCCGCGGGATCCGGCGGTGCTGAAACCGATGCTGGAAAGCCGGGGTCTGCAAATCTGCAATGCCTGGTTCAGCACCTTTTTTGCCAATGGCGACAAAGCAAAAACCATTGATGAGTTTATTAATCATCGTGATTTCCTGCATGCCATGGGAGCAAAAGTGATCGGCTGCTCAGAGCAGAGCAAAAGCATCCAGGGTACGACGTTAGCCGTGCTGGAAGAGAAACCGTACTTCACTGACGAAGAGTGGCAACTGACGGCAGAGGGCTATAACGAGCTGGCGAAACTGGCGGCAGAAAAAGGCATGCAGGTTTGTCTGCACCACCATATGGGCACTGCGATCCAGACCACCGAAGAAATTGATCGCTTTATGGCTGCCACCAACGAAGATGTCTACCTGCTGTTTGATACGGGCCATGCTTACTACTCGGAAGGGAGTCAGGCCGCGATGCTGGCTATCCTGAAAAAGTATCTGCCGCGCATCAATCATGTGCATCTGAAAGATGTGCGCGATGAGGTGGTGGCGCAGGTCAGAAGCCAGAAGCTGTCGTTCCTCGACGGCGTGAAAAAAGGCACTTTCACCGTACCGGGTGATGGCGTAATCGACTTTATGCCGGTGTTTAAAATTCTGGACGAGGCGGGATATAAAGGCTGGATGGTTGTGGAGGCGGAGCAGGATCCAGCCTTAGCCAATCCCTATGAGTATGCGGTGAAAGCCAGGAAATATATTCGCGAGTACGCGGGTTTGTAA